The nucleotide sequence ATGAAATTGTAGCAGATGATCTTGATGCCGGCCGCGGCCACCGCTTCGAGGCTCGCGATCCACGCCTCGATCGATCGCGTCGCCTTGCCCCCTAACCGCTTGACGTCGTCGGGGATCGGAATCGATTCCACCACCGACCAGGTCAGTTGCGAGCGGCCGGGCTGGCCGCGCTCGATGAAGTTCTTGCGCTCCTCGACCGCCTTGCGCGTCCAGGCCTCCCCGATCGGGATCTGGTGCAGCGCCGAGACGATGTCGGTCGCGCCGGCCTGCCTGACATCGTCGAGCGACACGGGATCATCGGGCCCGTACCAGCGCCATCCCTGCAGCATCATGCGCATTCTCTCCAATCAGTTCGCGGTCAGCACGACCTTGACGCTCTGCGAGCGATCGAGCGCGAGGCGGAGCGCATCGGGTGCCGTCGACAGCGGCCGCTCGGCCGTGACCAGCGACAGCACATCGACGCTGCCGGCGGCGATCAGTTCCACTGCCGTCATGAACTCGAGGCCGAAGCGGAACGAACCGCGCAGGTCGATCTCCTTCGCCATCACGGCATTCGCCGGCACCGAAATCTGGCCACCCGGCAGATTGCCGATCTGCACCACCGTGCCGCCGCGCCTGACGATGCCAATCGCGCTGGCAAGGCCCGCCGCCGTGCCGGACACCTCGAACGCGACATCATAGGGACGCGCTGCGGCCTGCGCCTTCAGGCCATCCTCGCCGCTCGCGACATTCTCGACGTGATCCGCACCGAGCCGGGTCGCAAACGCGAGCGGCGCCGGCGCGATATCCGCAACCGTGATGTCGGCGATGCCGGCCCGGCGCGCGGCGAGCATGGTCAACAGCCCGATCGGCCCGGCGCCGAAGATAATGCCGCGCTTACCCTCGATGTTGCCGGCGCGCGCGACCGCGTGCAGGCAGACCGCGAGCGGCTCGGCGAGCGCCGCCGCTTGATAGGAGACGTGATCGGGAATCTTCGCGCACTGCGCCGGGATGGCGTCGAAATAGTTGGCGAAGCCGCCCTGCATGTGCGGGGTCTTCGAGGCCGAGCCCATGAAGAAGATGTTCTCGCAAAGATTCGGCCGCCCCTCGCGGCAGGCGACGCAATGTCCGCACCAGCGCGACGGATTGACCGCGACGCGGTCGCCGACCTTCAGGCTGGCTGCGGATCCGGCGATCTCCACCACCTCCCCCGAAATCTCGTGTCCGAGCACCAAGGGCGACTTCACCACGAAATCGCCGGTGCGGGCGTGACGAAAGTAGTGCATGTCCGAACCGCAGATGCCGCCGGCACCGAAGCGGATGCGCACCATGCCTTGCGCCAGTTTCTCGAGCGGGTGCTCGATCATGCGCAGGTCTTCGGGGCCGAACAGGGTTGCGGCGAGAGCTGTGGTGGTCATTTGGACAGTCCCATGTATTTTGGCAGCCAGAGGGTCAGGTCGGGGATGTAGGTGATCGCGATCAGCGCGAGCAGCAGCGGCACCAGCCAGGGCAGGATCGCGACCGTGGTGCGCTCGACCGAGAGTTTTGCGACGCGCGCGAGCACGAACAGCACCATGCCGAGCGGCGGATGCAGCAGGCCGATCATCAGGTTCAGCGTCATGATCAGGCCG is from Bradyrhizobium sp. ISRA430 and encodes:
- a CDS encoding L-idonate 5-dehydrogenase, whose product is MTTTALAATLFGPEDLRMIEHPLEKLAQGMVRIRFGAGGICGSDMHYFRHARTGDFVVKSPLVLGHEISGEVVEIAGSAASLKVGDRVAVNPSRWCGHCVACREGRPNLCENIFFMGSASKTPHMQGGFANYFDAIPAQCAKIPDHVSYQAAALAEPLAVCLHAVARAGNIEGKRGIIFGAGPIGLLTMLAARRAGIADITVADIAPAPLAFATRLGADHVENVASGEDGLKAQAAARPYDVAFEVSGTAAGLASAIGIVRRGGTVVQIGNLPGGQISVPANAVMAKEIDLRGSFRFGLEFMTAVELIAAGSVDVLSLVTAERPLSTAPDALRLALDRSQSVKVVLTAN